The Corallococcus exiguus genome has a window encoding:
- a CDS encoding serine/threonine-protein kinase, protein MIPGVVVTGRYRVESLLGEGGMGRIWLADDLQERRRVALKEMHVPAELSAAKVEELVLLFRHEFFAMKKLQHPSTLKVFDWGMTEAGNRFITMEVVGGKDLSTLVRDAPLDTRTLYRVLIQMAQVLAFIHSRLYVHCDIKASNVRITESGAVKLMDFGVMHQLGTPSPGKLKGTLEYLAPEWQRGASIDGRADLYSLGVMAWYLATRKLPFKRNSPAVLLADHLTRPPPRPSTLCPVDPQLEEIILLLMAKDPRERFQDAGELLEALCHASGEPVPEEPLSARASYLHVPEVVGREAELEGLMNGLAEADWGQSRAMLVGGPAGVGKTRLLQEFELQAKLAELPFGRGQCRAEGLSPLAPVAQALRCLVPQTPSDLMERVKAPLARLLSPEVLEGDQDEQLPRDGSAEKAAFFEALTEWTHTLGGRQSFVLCFEDLQWADSASLEALNVLIRALHGTRGVVVGTFRSQELSRLSLAFQTVDEKLTSRMDLEPLSAEHVAKLVGLVLPGLDVPEGFVQRLHETTGGNAFFATECLRMLVEAGALKRVGGRWEAEEGLGTRRLPASIQEAVLVRLANAPPEQVSLLRKLAPAGRMLDLPLLRALSGLPEAELFAVLDGIVERQFLQDVEGRYVFTHDTVHQAVYDSTPEAERRTYHGQVARVLQALPSGRSGVVRAVGWHFARSDAPAEAIQPLLEAGQAAIEAEALLEATLLLKEAAGLLESAPDYPGRSEQLLRTWVSLVEVGYSSDPPTSVAYAERLFAHWAATVDVEAGRREALSRLESARVATPAEREELLIPLFREVSADGRMTPVDVFWKRSELQILQGMALAILGRTDELEALIAGVAAEHPEDSPYRAGLSVARSTLCAYTGHWAGGVAEQRKQVQRLHAFRDAVGRPPRRLAWALGMGGYLLNVNLALRGEPLDEALLKDGLHLAEAQGFTDVRAYHLFAQVARAAFTGDGAAFASALAQKMELVRRLGSPRLMERNLALFTPPYYLERGEHELVAAVVSRGEALSLVLPEDRWLRAHVQVYQACRDVLFEDAAAARESLPRALEAAQKGGLRMETLVRVYQSRFEREQGRLPAALAAAEAALERALDPRFANPWDEILARRALAPLVSQEEGDAHLRHARLLAESTGNVLQMGLVYMQHAERHGTPEEAMRELEIAERAFTTARATHLQQLAQSLRGPLSRQHEDVKQSA, encoded by the coding sequence CTGATTCCGGGCGTCGTCGTCACTGGGCGCTACCGCGTGGAGTCGCTGCTGGGCGAAGGCGGCATGGGCCGCATCTGGCTGGCGGACGACCTGCAGGAGCGCCGGCGCGTGGCGCTCAAGGAGATGCATGTCCCCGCGGAGCTGTCCGCGGCGAAGGTGGAGGAGCTGGTGCTGCTGTTCCGGCACGAGTTCTTCGCCATGAAGAAGCTCCAGCACCCGTCCACGCTCAAGGTCTTCGACTGGGGCATGACGGAGGCCGGCAACCGCTTCATCACCATGGAGGTGGTGGGCGGCAAGGACCTGAGCACGCTGGTGCGGGACGCGCCGCTGGACACGCGCACGCTGTATCGCGTGTTGATCCAGATGGCGCAGGTGCTGGCGTTCATCCACTCGCGCCTGTACGTGCACTGCGACATCAAGGCCAGCAACGTGCGCATCACCGAGTCCGGCGCGGTGAAGCTGATGGACTTCGGCGTGATGCACCAGCTGGGCACGCCCAGCCCCGGCAAGCTGAAGGGCACGCTGGAGTACCTGGCGCCGGAGTGGCAGCGCGGCGCGAGCATCGACGGGCGCGCGGACCTGTACTCGCTGGGCGTGATGGCCTGGTACCTGGCCACTCGCAAGCTGCCCTTCAAGCGCAACAGCCCCGCGGTGCTGCTGGCGGATCACCTGACGCGTCCGCCGCCGCGCCCCTCCACGCTCTGCCCGGTGGATCCGCAGCTGGAGGAGATCATCCTCCTCCTGATGGCGAAGGACCCGCGCGAGCGCTTCCAGGACGCGGGCGAGCTGCTGGAGGCGCTCTGCCACGCCAGCGGCGAGCCCGTCCCCGAGGAGCCGCTGTCCGCGCGCGCCAGCTACCTGCACGTGCCGGAGGTGGTGGGGCGCGAGGCGGAGCTGGAAGGGCTGATGAACGGCCTGGCGGAGGCGGACTGGGGCCAGTCGCGCGCGATGCTGGTGGGCGGCCCCGCGGGCGTGGGCAAGACGCGGCTGCTCCAGGAGTTCGAGCTCCAGGCGAAGCTGGCGGAGCTGCCCTTCGGCCGGGGCCAGTGCCGCGCGGAAGGGCTGTCCCCGCTGGCGCCGGTGGCGCAGGCCCTGCGCTGCCTGGTGCCGCAAACGCCCTCGGACTTGATGGAGCGGGTGAAGGCTCCGCTCGCGCGCCTCTTGTCGCCGGAGGTGCTGGAGGGCGACCAGGACGAACAGCTGCCGCGCGACGGCTCCGCGGAGAAGGCCGCCTTCTTCGAGGCGCTGACGGAGTGGACCCACACGCTCGGCGGGCGGCAGTCCTTCGTGCTCTGCTTCGAGGACCTGCAGTGGGCGGACAGCGCGTCGCTGGAGGCGCTCAACGTCCTCATCCGCGCGCTGCACGGCACGCGCGGCGTGGTGGTGGGCACGTTCCGCTCGCAGGAGCTGTCGCGCCTGAGCCTCGCGTTCCAGACGGTGGACGAGAAGCTCACGTCCCGCATGGACCTGGAGCCCCTGTCCGCCGAGCACGTGGCGAAGTTGGTGGGGCTGGTGCTGCCGGGGCTGGACGTGCCGGAGGGCTTCGTGCAGCGGCTGCACGAGACCACCGGCGGCAACGCCTTCTTCGCCACCGAATGCCTGCGCATGCTGGTGGAGGCGGGCGCGCTCAAGCGCGTGGGCGGGCGCTGGGAAGCGGAAGAAGGGCTGGGCACGCGGAGGCTTCCCGCGAGCATCCAGGAGGCGGTGCTGGTGCGCCTGGCCAACGCGCCGCCGGAGCAGGTGTCGCTGTTGCGCAAGCTGGCGCCCGCGGGCCGGATGCTGGACCTGCCGCTGTTGCGCGCGCTGTCCGGCCTGCCGGAGGCGGAGCTGTTCGCCGTGCTGGACGGCATCGTGGAGCGGCAGTTCCTCCAGGACGTGGAGGGCCGCTACGTCTTCACGCACGACACCGTGCACCAGGCCGTCTACGACAGCACGCCGGAGGCGGAGCGCCGGACGTACCACGGCCAGGTGGCGCGGGTGCTCCAGGCGCTGCCCTCGGGGCGCTCGGGCGTGGTGCGCGCGGTGGGCTGGCACTTCGCTCGCTCGGACGCGCCCGCGGAGGCCATCCAGCCGCTGCTGGAGGCGGGACAGGCCGCCATCGAGGCGGAGGCGCTGCTGGAGGCCACGCTGCTGCTGAAGGAAGCGGCGGGGCTCCTGGAGTCCGCGCCGGACTACCCGGGCCGCTCGGAGCAGCTCTTGCGCACGTGGGTGTCGCTGGTGGAGGTGGGCTACTCCAGCGACCCGCCGACGTCTGTGGCGTACGCGGAGCGGCTCTTCGCGCACTGGGCGGCCACGGTGGACGTGGAGGCCGGACGGCGCGAGGCGCTCTCCCGGCTGGAGTCCGCGCGCGTGGCCACGCCCGCGGAGCGCGAGGAGCTGCTCATCCCGCTCTTCCGCGAGGTGTCGGCGGACGGGCGGATGACGCCGGTGGACGTCTTCTGGAAGCGCTCCGAGCTTCAAATCCTCCAGGGCATGGCGCTGGCCATCCTGGGGCGCACGGATGAGTTGGAGGCGCTCATCGCGGGCGTGGCCGCCGAGCACCCGGAGGACTCGCCGTACCGGGCGGGGCTGTCCGTGGCGCGCTCGACGCTGTGCGCGTACACCGGCCACTGGGCGGGCGGGGTGGCCGAGCAGCGCAAGCAGGTGCAGCGGCTGCACGCGTTCCGCGACGCGGTGGGGCGTCCGCCCCGGCGGCTGGCGTGGGCGCTGGGCATGGGTGGTTACCTGCTCAACGTGAACCTGGCCCTGCGCGGCGAGCCGCTGGACGAAGCGCTGCTGAAGGACGGGCTGCACCTGGCGGAAGCGCAGGGCTTCACCGACGTGCGCGCCTACCACCTCTTCGCGCAGGTGGCGCGCGCGGCCTTCACCGGCGACGGCGCCGCGTTCGCGTCCGCGCTCGCGCAGAAGATGGAGCTCGTCCGGCGGCTAGGCAGTCCGCGGTTGATGGAGCGCAACCTGGCCCTCTTCACGCCGCCGTACTACCTGGAGCGAGGCGAGCACGAGCTCGTCGCCGCGGTGGTGTCGCGCGGCGAGGCGCTCTCACTCGTGCTGCCCGAGGACCGCTGGCTGCGCGCGCACGTGCAGGTGTACCAGGCGTGCCGCGACGTGCTCTTCGAGGACGCGGCCGCCGCGCGCGAGTCGCTGCCCCGCGCCCTGGAGGCCGCTCAGAAGGGCGGCCTGCGCATGGAGACGCTGGTGCGCGTGTACCAGTCGCGCTTCGAGAGGGAGCAGGGTCGGCTGCCCGCCGCGCTCGCCGCCGCCGAGGCCGCGTTGGAGCGCGCGCTGGACCCGCGCTTCGCCAACCCCTGGGATGAAATCCTGGCCCGCCGCGCCCTGGCGCCGCTGGTGTCCCAGGAGGAGGGGGACGCGCACCTGCGCCACGCGCGCCTGCTGGCGGAGTCCACCGGCAACGTGCTCCAGATGGGCCTCGTGTACATGCAGCACGCGGAGCGGCACGGCACGCCGGAAGAGGCGATGCGGGAGCTGGAGATCGCCGAGCGGGCCTTCACCACCGCCCGGGCCACGCACCTGCAACAGCTTGCCCAGTCGCTGCGCGGCCCGCTGTCGCGCCAGCACGAGGACGTGAAGCAGAGCGCCTGA
- a CDS encoding cytochrome P450: MTGRVNLLAPEVRANPYPVYAELRRTAPVCQVEPAGLWAITRFEDVAAAFKNPQVFSSAGVRTTTAPPWLGHNPFSESMIVMDPPHHMRLRTLVSRAWTPAAVNRLEPRIRSFAQILAERLSPEREVDLVDAFAMPLPASVIGELFALDPTMTARYKRWSVDLSSVSGTTEKDTHRHESIKATVREMEAYLSEVVAERRRHPQDDMVSDLVKTRVEGEALSDAELMSFLFLLVVAGLETTVQLVSHCVRMLMEQPHLVTRLRENPSQVGRFVEEVLRYEPSVHGLVRVTTKETQVAGVVIPEGARVALMIGSACRDGERFKDPDTFDMDREGVNNMPFGHGIHFCLGAPLARLEARVGLEVLLSRFTRFTPTGPVKWNTSLTVRGPLSLPLIPHA; the protein is encoded by the coding sequence ATGACTGGACGCGTGAACCTGCTGGCGCCGGAAGTCCGGGCGAATCCCTACCCCGTCTACGCGGAGCTGCGCCGCACCGCGCCGGTGTGTCAGGTGGAACCCGCTGGGCTGTGGGCCATCACCCGCTTCGAGGACGTGGCCGCGGCCTTCAAGAACCCGCAGGTGTTCTCCTCCGCTGGGGTGCGCACGACCACCGCGCCGCCGTGGCTGGGTCACAACCCCTTCTCCGAGTCGATGATCGTCATGGATCCGCCGCACCACATGCGGCTGCGCACGCTGGTGAGCCGCGCGTGGACGCCCGCGGCGGTGAACCGGCTGGAGCCGCGCATCCGGAGCTTCGCGCAGATACTCGCGGAGCGACTGTCCCCCGAGCGCGAGGTGGACCTCGTGGACGCCTTCGCCATGCCGCTGCCCGCGAGCGTGATTGGCGAACTCTTCGCCTTGGACCCCACCATGACGGCCCGCTACAAGCGCTGGTCGGTGGACCTGTCCAGCGTGTCCGGCACGACGGAGAAGGACACCCACCGGCACGAATCCATCAAGGCCACCGTGCGCGAGATGGAGGCCTACCTGTCCGAAGTCGTCGCCGAGCGCCGCCGCCATCCGCAGGACGACATGGTGTCGGACCTGGTGAAGACGCGCGTGGAGGGCGAGGCGCTCAGCGACGCGGAGCTGATGAGCTTCCTGTTCCTCCTGGTGGTGGCGGGGCTGGAGACCACCGTGCAGCTCGTCAGCCACTGCGTGCGCATGCTGATGGAGCAGCCGCACCTGGTGACCCGGCTGCGTGAGAACCCGTCGCAGGTGGGGCGCTTCGTGGAGGAGGTGCTGCGCTACGAGCCCTCCGTGCACGGCCTGGTGCGCGTCACCACGAAGGAGACGCAAGTCGCGGGCGTGGTGATTCCGGAGGGTGCGCGCGTGGCGCTGATGATCGGCTCCGCGTGCCGCGACGGCGAGCGCTTCAAGGACCCGGACACCTTCGACATGGACCGCGAGGGCGTGAACAACATGCCCTTCGGCCACGGCATCCATTTCTGCCTGGGCGCGCCGCTGGCCCGGCTGGAGGCGCGCGTGGGGCTGGAGGTGCTGCTGTCCCGCTTCACGCGCTTCACGCCCACGGGCCCGGTGAAGTGGAACACCTCCCTCACCGTGCGCGGCCCGCTGAGCCTGCCCCTCATCCCGCACGCCTGA
- a CDS encoding S1 family peptidase: MRAWKWGGATVALAAVSAWMACGQSGPGETQGLEKAEAATVTLGDGHCAGVVVGQGRHVLTAAHCVAPDAGEERTNFEDGRQLHGRYVFVDRGRDMAVLELEAKAPVAPLEVAEGPPIPGAMLVFTGRHDRPGEPQRVMVERWGRCPSLPDVPNALFTTMHGVPGDSGAPLVDEQLRVVGLVHGGARCSIAAPTGDVAPEVQRLSREDTQPLARRPTSAPR; encoded by the coding sequence ATGCGTGCATGGAAGTGGGGCGGCGCCACGGTGGCACTCGCGGCCGTGAGCGCCTGGATGGCCTGCGGCCAGTCCGGCCCGGGCGAAACGCAAGGGTTGGAGAAGGCTGAAGCCGCGACGGTGACGCTGGGCGACGGACACTGCGCGGGCGTGGTGGTGGGCCAGGGCCGCCATGTCCTCACCGCGGCCCACTGCGTCGCACCGGACGCGGGCGAGGAGCGGACGAACTTCGAGGACGGCCGGCAGCTCCATGGCCGCTACGTGTTCGTGGATCGCGGCCGGGACATGGCGGTGCTGGAGCTGGAGGCGAAGGCACCGGTGGCGCCGCTGGAGGTGGCAGAAGGGCCGCCCATCCCTGGCGCGATGCTCGTCTTCACCGGACGCCACGACCGGCCCGGTGAACCGCAGCGGGTGATGGTGGAGCGCTGGGGCCGCTGCCCTTCGCTGCCGGACGTGCCCAACGCGCTCTTCACCACGATGCACGGCGTGCCGGGGGACTCCGGCGCGCCGCTGGTGGACGAGCAACTGCGCGTGGTGGGCCTGGTGCATGGCGGCGCGCGGTGCAGCATCGCCGCGCCCACCGGGGACGTGGCGCCAGAGGTCCAACGCCTGTCGCGAGAGGACACGCAGCCGCTGGCCCGACGGCCGACTTCCGCACCGCGCTGA
- a CDS encoding response regulator transcription factor, translating into MKPKVLIVENSWTMRETLRLLLSGEFDCTVAADGETGLAHALAQPPDVLLSDVNMEGIDGYELCRRVRAEPSLAHLPVMFVSGYPPRTDLEPGQPQPDAYLVKPVKPPYLIAQLHAVLQRARGATAKAAGEG; encoded by the coding sequence GTGAAGCCCAAGGTCCTCATCGTGGAGAACTCCTGGACCATGCGAGAGACGCTGAGGCTGCTCTTGTCAGGTGAGTTCGACTGCACGGTGGCCGCGGATGGAGAGACGGGGCTCGCGCACGCGCTGGCGCAGCCGCCGGACGTGCTCCTGTCGGACGTGAACATGGAGGGCATCGACGGCTACGAGCTGTGCCGCCGCGTGCGCGCGGAGCCCTCCCTGGCGCACCTGCCGGTGATGTTCGTCAGCGGCTACCCGCCGCGTACGGACCTGGAGCCCGGGCAGCCCCAGCCTGACGCGTACCTGGTCAAGCCGGTGAAGCCGCCCTACCTCATCGCGCAGCTGCACGCCGTGCTGCAGCGCGCGAGGGGCGCCACCGCCAAGGCCGCTGGCGAGGGCTGA
- the pruA gene encoding L-glutamate gamma-semialdehyde dehydrogenase — protein MLNATPRVPAPKNEPVLSYAPGTPERAELQSTLKSMSGERIEIPVVIGGKHVKSGKTDTVRMPHRHQHVLATLHEADAGHVEQAIQNAMSVKEDWARMPFHARAAIFLRAAELLATRYRPLLNASSMAGQSKTAHQAEIDASCELIDFLRYNVHFAQQILAIQPENSPQMWNMTDYRPLDGFVFAIAPFNFTSIALNLCLSPALMGNVVLWKPSSTQALSAWYSLELMREAGLPDGVINMLPGDGPTVGNPVLASPHLGGIHFTGSTPTFNNLWKTVGENIGRYKQYPRLVGETGGKDFIFAHPSAADDLEALAVAIVRGGYEYQGQKCSAASRVYVPESLWPKLKPRLQALISEIKMGDVADFRNFMGAVIDERSFKKVSSYIELAKSGGDATIVAGGGTDKSEGWFVQPTLVQCNSPRHRIMTEEIFAPLVGLYVYPDAKLEETLKECDQSASYALTGAIFARDRKAIEHMMSALRNAAGNFYINDKPTGAVVGQQPFGGSRASGTNDKSGSMINLFRWSSPRTIKENFAPPVKVPYPFMDSDPKEGAI, from the coding sequence GTGCTCAACGCCACTCCCCGCGTCCCGGCTCCCAAGAACGAGCCCGTCCTCTCCTACGCCCCCGGCACTCCGGAGCGCGCGGAGCTCCAGTCCACCCTCAAGAGCATGAGCGGGGAGCGCATCGAGATCCCCGTCGTCATCGGTGGCAAGCACGTGAAGTCCGGCAAGACGGACACCGTGCGCATGCCGCACCGGCACCAGCACGTGCTGGCCACCCTGCACGAGGCCGACGCGGGCCACGTGGAGCAGGCCATCCAGAACGCCATGAGCGTGAAGGAGGACTGGGCGCGGATGCCCTTCCACGCTCGCGCGGCCATCTTCCTGCGCGCCGCGGAGCTGCTCGCCACGCGCTACCGCCCGCTGCTCAACGCGTCCTCCATGGCGGGCCAGTCGAAGACGGCGCACCAGGCGGAGATCGACGCGTCGTGCGAGCTCATCGACTTCCTTCGCTACAACGTCCACTTCGCGCAGCAGATCCTGGCCATCCAGCCGGAGAACTCGCCGCAGATGTGGAACATGACGGACTACCGGCCGCTGGACGGGTTCGTCTTCGCCATCGCGCCGTTCAATTTCACCTCCATCGCGCTGAACCTCTGTCTGTCGCCCGCGCTGATGGGCAACGTGGTGCTGTGGAAGCCGTCCTCCACGCAGGCGCTGAGCGCCTGGTACAGCCTGGAGCTGATGCGCGAGGCGGGCCTGCCCGACGGCGTCATCAACATGCTGCCCGGCGACGGCCCCACGGTGGGCAACCCGGTGCTGGCGAGCCCCCACCTGGGCGGCATCCACTTCACCGGCTCCACGCCCACGTTCAACAACCTGTGGAAGACGGTGGGAGAGAACATCGGCCGCTACAAGCAGTACCCGCGGCTGGTGGGTGAGACGGGCGGCAAGGACTTCATCTTCGCGCACCCGTCCGCGGCGGACGACCTGGAGGCGCTCGCGGTCGCCATCGTGCGCGGCGGCTATGAGTACCAGGGCCAGAAGTGCAGCGCGGCCAGCCGCGTCTACGTGCCGGAGTCCCTGTGGCCCAAGCTGAAGCCTCGCCTCCAGGCGCTCATCAGCGAAATCAAGATGGGCGACGTGGCGGACTTCCGGAACTTCATGGGCGCCGTCATCGACGAGCGCTCGTTCAAGAAGGTGTCCTCGTACATCGAGCTGGCGAAGTCCGGCGGTGACGCGACCATCGTCGCGGGCGGCGGCACGGACAAGAGCGAGGGCTGGTTCGTGCAGCCCACGCTGGTGCAGTGCAACAGCCCGCGCCACCGCATCATGACGGAGGAGATCTTCGCGCCGCTGGTCGGCCTGTACGTCTACCCGGACGCGAAGCTGGAGGAGACGCTGAAGGAGTGCGACCAGTCCGCGAGCTACGCGCTGACGGGCGCCATCTTCGCGCGCGACCGCAAGGCCATCGAGCACATGATGAGCGCCCTGCGCAACGCGGCGGGCAACTTCTACATCAACGACAAGCCCACGGGCGCGGTGGTGGGCCAGCAGCCGTTCGGCGGCAGCCGGGCGTCCGGCACCAACGACAAGTCCGGGTCGATGATCAACCTGTTCCGCTGGAGCAGCCCGCGCACCATCAAGGAGAACTTCGCGCCGCCGGTGAAGGTCCCCTACCCCTTCATGGACAGCGACCCGAAGGAAGGGGCCATCTAG
- a CDS encoding 2-hydroxychromene-2-carboxylate isomerase has product MASSPLRFCLDYLSPYAYLAWLRMPAIAERHGRVLEPVPVLLAGLLNAVGSVGPAEIPAKRVYVFKQTFRIAHEQGAPFTLPPSHPFNPLLSLRVTAAVDDVAERTRLTTALYSAAWGQGRGIETPEQVGAVLTDAGFDARALLERAQLPEVKDRLRKNTEAALAQGAFGVPSVLVDDEMFWGVDSLGHLERFLEGRDPLTPAELAKWQHLPATADRRQGGKPRP; this is encoded by the coding sequence ATGGCCTCCTCCCCCCTGCGCTTCTGCCTGGACTACCTGTCCCCGTACGCCTACCTCGCCTGGCTGCGCATGCCCGCCATCGCGGAGCGTCACGGCCGGGTGCTGGAGCCCGTGCCGGTGCTGCTCGCGGGGCTGCTCAACGCCGTGGGCTCCGTGGGCCCGGCGGAGATTCCCGCCAAGCGCGTCTACGTCTTCAAGCAGACGTTCCGCATCGCGCATGAGCAGGGCGCGCCCTTCACCCTGCCGCCCTCGCACCCCTTCAACCCGCTGTTGTCCCTGCGCGTGACGGCGGCGGTGGACGACGTGGCGGAGCGCACGCGGCTCACCACCGCGCTCTACTCGGCCGCGTGGGGGCAGGGCCGGGGCATCGAGACGCCAGAGCAGGTGGGCGCGGTGCTGACGGACGCGGGCTTCGACGCGCGGGCGCTGCTCGAGCGAGCCCAGTTGCCGGAGGTGAAGGACCGCCTGCGCAAGAACACGGAGGCCGCGCTCGCCCAGGGCGCCTTCGGCGTGCCGTCCGTGCTGGTGGACGACGAGATGTTCTGGGGCGTGGACTCGCTGGGCCACCTGGAGCGCTTCCTGGAGGGCCGCGACCCGCTCACCCCCGCGGAGCTGGCGAAGTGGCAGCACCTGCCCGCCACCGCGGACCGGCGCCAGGGCGGAAAGCCGCGCCCGTGA
- a CDS encoding glutathione S-transferase family protein: MRLYDYLPSANGYKVRTLLKQLGLTCELVPVDIFAGESHTADFHAKNPDGRIPVLEPEPGRFLAESNAILLFLAEGTRLLPEDRFARAQVHQWMFFEQNTVEPNLGTARFWLLTGRQPPESDVLRSRVQGGERALAAMERHLGQHAFLVEERYTVADLCLFAYTHLAPDAGVDLTPYPSVAAWFERVKAQLGFLGPLPPYSANAHVR, encoded by the coding sequence ATGCGCCTCTACGACTATCTGCCTTCCGCGAATGGCTACAAGGTCCGCACGCTGCTGAAGCAGTTGGGGCTTACGTGCGAGTTGGTGCCGGTGGACATCTTCGCGGGGGAGAGCCACACGGCGGACTTCCACGCGAAGAACCCGGACGGCCGCATCCCCGTGCTGGAGCCGGAGCCGGGGCGGTTCCTCGCGGAGTCCAACGCCATCCTGTTGTTCCTGGCGGAGGGCACGCGCTTGCTGCCCGAGGACCGCTTCGCTCGCGCGCAGGTGCACCAGTGGATGTTCTTCGAACAGAACACGGTGGAGCCGAACCTCGGCACCGCGCGCTTCTGGCTGCTCACGGGCCGGCAGCCGCCGGAGTCCGACGTCCTCCGGAGCCGCGTGCAGGGCGGTGAGCGCGCGCTGGCCGCGATGGAGCGGCACCTGGGCCAACACGCGTTCCTTGTCGAGGAGCGCTACACCGTCGCGGACCTCTGCCTCTTCGCGTACACGCACCTGGCGCCGGACGCGGGCGTGGACCTGACGCCCTACCCGTCCGTGGCCGCATGGTTCGAGCGCGTGAAGGCCCAGCTTGGCTTCCTGGGCCCCCTGCCGCCCTACTCCGCGAACGCGCACGTTCGCTGA
- a CDS encoding aldose epimerase family protein produces the protein MSGPFPGIAGLETYALEDGGCRVEIIPTRGALVTRMVVDGEDVLYLDESTVADLTKSVRGGIPVLFPNAGPLPGDTYPADRKAYSLPQHGFARKLPWTVRQAEDSLLVLGLTSSEETLRQYPWAFDAQLAFSLAGRRLTVDFDVENRDTRPLPLHLGYHPYFRVPQGNKAQARVETDATHAWDNRAKHEVPFTGLDLTAQEVDMHLRDHSAPGTVLERGPGLSPVKLSWSGEFRMLVVWTLTGKDFVCVEPWTAAAGALATGEGLLHVDPGERVSLAFDIEA, from the coding sequence ATGAGCGGACCGTTCCCGGGCATCGCGGGGCTGGAGACGTATGCGCTGGAGGACGGCGGCTGCCGCGTGGAGATCATCCCCACGCGCGGCGCGCTCGTCACGCGCATGGTGGTGGACGGCGAGGACGTGCTCTATCTGGACGAGAGCACCGTCGCCGACCTCACGAAGAGCGTGCGCGGGGGCATCCCCGTGCTCTTTCCCAACGCCGGTCCCCTGCCCGGGGACACGTATCCGGCGGACCGCAAGGCGTACTCACTGCCGCAGCACGGCTTCGCGCGGAAGCTGCCGTGGACGGTGCGCCAGGCGGAGGACTCGCTGCTGGTGCTGGGGCTGACGTCGTCGGAGGAGACGCTGCGCCAGTACCCGTGGGCCTTCGACGCGCAGCTGGCGTTCTCGCTGGCGGGCCGGAGGCTCACGGTGGACTTCGACGTGGAGAACCGGGACACGCGGCCCCTGCCGCTGCACCTGGGCTACCACCCGTACTTCCGCGTGCCTCAAGGGAACAAGGCGCAGGCGCGCGTGGAGACGGACGCCACGCACGCGTGGGACAACCGCGCGAAGCACGAGGTGCCCTTCACCGGCCTGGACCTCACGGCGCAGGAGGTGGACATGCACCTGCGTGACCACTCCGCGCCGGGCACGGTGCTGGAGCGCGGGCCGGGCCTGTCCCCCGTGAAGCTGTCGTGGAGCGGGGAGTTCCGCATGCTCGTCGTGTGGACGCTCACGGGGAAGGACTTCGTCTGCGTGGAGCCGTGGACGGCCGCAGCCGGTGCATTGGCCACCGGCGAGGGTTTGTTGCACGTGGACCCGGGCGAGCGGGTGTCGCTCGCGTTCGACATCGAGGCGTAA